Proteins encoded in a region of the Paramagnetospirillum magneticum AMB-1 genome:
- a CDS encoding electron transfer flavoprotein subunit beta/FixA family protein → MTKVLVAIKRVIDYNVKIRVKSDGSGVETQNVKFSMNPFDEIAVEEAVRLKEAGKATEVVVVSIGPAAASETLRTALAMGADRGVLVQTDDEVQPLGVAKVLKALVAKEAPGLIILGKQAIDDDSNQTGQMLAALLGCAQGTFASKVEIGADAITVTREVDGGLETVSLKLPAVVTTDLRLNEPRYASLPNIMKAKKKLIDTVSPADLGVDVAPRLVTLSVAEPPKRSAGIKVADVAALVDKLKNEAKVI, encoded by the coding sequence ATGACCAAGGTACTCGTCGCGATCAAGCGTGTGATCGATTACAACGTGAAGATTCGGGTGAAGTCGGACGGTTCGGGCGTCGAGACCCAAAACGTGAAGTTCTCCATGAACCCGTTCGACGAGATCGCGGTTGAGGAGGCGGTTCGCCTCAAGGAAGCGGGCAAGGCCACGGAAGTGGTGGTGGTCTCCATCGGCCCGGCCGCCGCGTCGGAGACGCTGCGCACGGCGCTGGCCATGGGCGCCGACCGTGGCGTGCTGGTCCAGACCGATGACGAGGTCCAGCCCCTGGGCGTGGCCAAGGTCTTGAAGGCGCTGGTGGCCAAGGAGGCTCCCGGGCTGATCATCCTGGGCAAGCAGGCCATCGACGACGATTCCAACCAGACCGGCCAGATGCTGGCGGCGCTGCTGGGCTGTGCCCAGGGCACCTTCGCCAGCAAGGTGGAGATCGGCGCCGATGCCATCACCGTCACCCGCGAGGTGGACGGCGGGCTGGAGACGGTGTCGCTGAAGCTGCCGGCGGTGGTGACCACCGACCTGCGCCTCAACGAGCCGCGCTATGCCTCGCTGCCCAACATCATGAAGGCCAAGAAGAAGCTCATCGACACGGTGTCGCCGGCCGATCTGGGCGTCGACGTGGCGCCGCGCCTAGTGACGCTGTCGGTGGCCGAGCCGCCCAAGCGCAGCGCCGGCATCAAGGTGGCCGACGTGGCCGCCCTGGTCGACAAGCTGAAGAACGAAGCCAAGGTGATCTGA
- a CDS encoding electron transfer flavoprotein subunit alpha/FixB family protein — protein sequence MTILVIAEHEGGALKSATLNTVSAASKIGGDVHVLVAGSGIGAVAEAAAKVAGVAKVLSADAALYANHLAEPLAALVVSLAGSYSHILAPATTGGKNVAPRVAALLDVAQISEITAVVSPDTFVRPIYAGNALATAQSKDAVKVITVRGTGFEAAKAEGGSAAVEAVSAAADPALSSFVGSQLSKSERPELTSARIIISGGRGMQSGDNFHLLEAVADKLGAAVGASRAAVDAGFVPNDFQVGQTGKIVAPDLYIAVGISGAIQHLAGMKDSKVIVAINKDEEAPIFQVADYGLVADLFKVLPDLSNALGA from the coding sequence ATGACCATTCTGGTTATCGCGGAACATGAAGGCGGCGCTCTCAAATCCGCCACGCTGAACACCGTTTCCGCCGCTTCCAAGATCGGCGGCGACGTGCATGTGCTGGTGGCCGGCTCGGGCATCGGCGCGGTGGCCGAGGCCGCCGCCAAGGTGGCGGGCGTCGCCAAGGTGCTGTCGGCCGACGCCGCCCTTTACGCCAACCATCTGGCCGAGCCGCTGGCCGCCCTGGTGGTGAGCCTTGCCGGGTCCTATTCCCACATCCTGGCGCCGGCCACTACGGGGGGCAAGAACGTGGCGCCCCGCGTCGCCGCCCTGCTGGACGTGGCGCAGATCTCCGAGATCACCGCCGTGGTGTCGCCCGACACCTTCGTGCGCCCCATCTATGCCGGCAACGCCCTGGCCACCGCGCAGTCCAAGGACGCGGTCAAGGTGATCACCGTGCGCGGCACCGGCTTCGAGGCCGCCAAGGCCGAGGGCGGCTCCGCCGCCGTGGAAGCCGTGTCGGCCGCCGCCGATCCGGCCCTGTCGTCCTTCGTCGGCAGCCAGCTGTCCAAGTCCGAGCGTCCGGAACTGACCTCGGCCCGGATCATCATCTCGGGCGGTCGCGGCATGCAGTCGGGCGACAACTTCCACCTGCTGGAAGCCGTGGCCGACAAGCTGGGCGCCGCGGTGGGCGCCTCGCGCGCCGCCGTGGACGCCGGCTTCGTGCCCAACGACTTCCAGGTGGGCCAGACCGGCAAGATCGTCGCCCCCGACCTCTACATCGCCGTCGGCATCTCGGGCGCCATCCAGCACCTGGCCGGCATGAAGGATTCCAAGGTCATCGTCGCCATCAACAAGGACGAAGAGGCCCCCATCTTCCAGGTCGCCGATTACGGTCTGGTCGCGGATCTCTTCAAGGTGTTGCCGGACCTTTCCAACGCGCTGGGAGCCTGA
- a CDS encoding acyl-CoA synthetase has protein sequence MSSNPYELGLDRNAANFVALTPLTFLERAAAVWPDRLAVIHGPVRRTWAETFVRCRKLAAALTARGIGLGDTVALMGANTPETFEAHFGVPLTGAVLNAINTRLDADAITFILNHAEAKILITDREFSPVVKKALAALGRTIPVIDIDDPQFKGGELLGEKNYEQLLDEAASEAPWTLPTDEWQAIALNYTSGTTGNPKGVVYHHRGAHLNAVSNALSWQMGDNTVYLWTLPMFHCNGWCFPWTMAVVAGTSVCLRHVRVDAIMGAIRDEKVTNFCGAPIVLNMINNAPAALKEGISHAVKVMTAGAAPPAPVIAGMERMGWEVTHVYGLTECYGPTVQCVWHDKWNGLSIDEKAQIKARQGVRGPMLEGLMIADPISLEPAPKDGKTVGEIFMRGNNVMKGYLKNEKATEEAFAGGWFHTGDLAVCHPDGYIEIKDRSKDIIISGGENISSIEVEDILYAHLAVLEAAVVARPDEKWGETPCAFIALKDGAEATEADIITFCRERMAHFKVPRTIVFGGLPKTSTGKVQKFMLRQKAKEL, from the coding sequence ATGTCCTCGAATCCGTATGAACTGGGCCTCGACAGGAACGCCGCCAACTTCGTGGCGCTGACGCCGCTCACCTTCCTCGAGCGCGCCGCCGCCGTGTGGCCCGACCGTCTGGCCGTCATCCACGGCCCGGTGCGCCGCACCTGGGCCGAGACCTTCGTGCGTTGCCGCAAGCTGGCCGCCGCGCTGACGGCGCGCGGCATCGGCCTGGGCGATACCGTGGCGCTGATGGGCGCCAACACCCCCGAGACCTTCGAAGCTCATTTCGGCGTGCCGCTGACCGGCGCCGTCCTGAACGCCATCAACACCCGTCTCGACGCCGACGCCATCACCTTCATCCTCAACCACGCCGAGGCCAAGATCCTCATCACCGACCGCGAGTTCTCGCCCGTGGTCAAGAAGGCCCTGGCCGCGCTGGGCCGCACCATTCCGGTGATCGACATCGACGATCCCCAGTTCAAGGGCGGCGAATTGCTGGGCGAAAAGAATTACGAGCAGCTTCTCGACGAAGCGGCCTCCGAGGCGCCCTGGACCCTGCCCACCGACGAGTGGCAGGCCATCGCCCTGAACTACACCTCGGGCACCACCGGCAACCCCAAGGGCGTGGTCTATCACCATCGCGGCGCCCACCTCAACGCGGTGTCCAATGCACTGTCCTGGCAGATGGGCGACAACACGGTCTACCTGTGGACGCTGCCCATGTTCCACTGCAACGGCTGGTGCTTCCCCTGGACCATGGCGGTGGTGGCCGGAACCAGCGTCTGCCTGCGCCATGTGCGCGTCGACGCCATCATGGGCGCCATCCGCGACGAGAAGGTGACCAATTTCTGCGGCGCGCCCATCGTGCTCAACATGATCAACAATGCGCCCGCCGCCCTCAAGGAGGGCATCAGCCACGCCGTCAAGGTGATGACCGCCGGCGCCGCCCCGCCCGCCCCCGTCATCGCCGGCATGGAGCGCATGGGCTGGGAAGTGACCCACGTCTACGGCCTGACCGAGTGCTACGGCCCCACCGTCCAGTGCGTCTGGCACGACAAGTGGAACGGCCTTTCCATCGACGAGAAGGCCCAGATCAAGGCGCGCCAGGGCGTGCGCGGCCCCATGCTGGAAGGCCTGATGATCGCCGATCCCATCAGCCTGGAGCCCGCGCCTAAGGACGGCAAGACGGTGGGCGAGATCTTCATGCGCGGCAACAACGTCATGAAGGGCTATCTCAAGAACGAAAAGGCCACCGAGGAGGCTTTCGCCGGCGGCTGGTTCCACACTGGCGATTTGGCCGTCTGCCATCCCGACGGCTATATCGAGATCAAGGACCGCTCCAAGGACATCATCATTTCGGGTGGCGAGAACATCTCGTCCATCGAGGTGGAAGACATCCTTTATGCCCATCTTGCCGTGCTGGAAGCCGCCGTGGTGGCCCGGCCCGACGAGAAATGGGGTGAAACGCCCTGCGCCTTCATCGCTCTGAAGGATGGCGCCGAGGCCACCGAAGCCGATATCATCACCTTCTGCCGCGAACGCATGGCCCACTTCAAGGTCCCCAGGACCATCGTGTTCGGCGGTCTGCCCAAGACCTCCACCGGCAAGGTCCAGAAGTTCATGCTGCGCCAGAAGGCCAAGGAGCTGTGA